In Raphanus sativus cultivar WK10039 chromosome 5, ASM80110v3, whole genome shotgun sequence, the following proteins share a genomic window:
- the LOC108859580 gene encoding 60S ribosomal protein L36-2: MTTPQVKTGLFVGLNKGHVVTRRELAPRPRSRKGQTSKRTLFIRSLIREVAGFSPYEKRITELLKVGKDKRALKVAKRKLGTHKRAKRKREEMSSVLRKMRSGGGGATEKKK, encoded by the exons ATGACAACTCCGCAAGTAAAGACTGGTTTGTTCGTAGGGTTGAACAAAGGACATGTTGTCACCAGACGCGAATTAGCTCCTCGTCCTCGTTCTCGCAAAGGA CAAACGAGCAAGAGGACACTCTTTATCAGATCATTGATAAGGGAAGTAGCTGGTTTTTCTCCCTACGAGAAGAGAATCACTGAGCTTCTTAAGGTTGGTAAAGACAAGCGTGCTCTCAAGGTCGCTAAGCGTAAGTTGGGTACCCACAAGAGAGccaagaggaagagagaggagatgtCTAGCGTTCTCCGCAAGATGAG gtctggtggtggtggtgctaCTGAGAAGAAGAAGTGA
- the LOC108857178 gene encoding histone H4, which translates to MSGRGKGGKGLGKGGAKRHRKVLRDNIQGITKPAIRRLARRGGVKRISGLIYEETRGVLKIFLENVIRDAVTYTEHARRKTVTAMDVVYALKRQGRTLYGFGG; encoded by the coding sequence atgtcagggCGAGGAAAGGGAGGAAAAGGATTAGGAAAGGGAGGAGCCAAGAGGCATCGGAAAGTTCTCCGAGACAACATCCAAGGAATCACCAAACCAGCGATCCGTCGTCTCGCGAGGAGAGGAGGTGTGAAGCGTATCAGCGGATTGATCTACGAAGAGACTCGCGGCGTCCTCAAGATCTTTCTGGAGAACGTGATCCGCGACGCCGTTACTTACACAGAGCACGCTCGCCGGAAAACTGTTACGGCCATGGACGTTGTGTACGCTCTCAAGAGGCAGGGAAGAACTCTGTACGGATTCGGCGGCTGA